In Cystobacter ferrugineus, the following proteins share a genomic window:
- a CDS encoding cytochrome P450 yields MFDPAFHADPYPVYARLREEEPVHRTVMGAWIITRYADVKALLRDNNFGVFDIPGRIERKSPFLERKKIGELRTLASAMRRWLMLCDPPDHTRLRSLVNRSFTPTAVESLRPRIQETVDRLIARVRSTGRMDIVNDLACPLAVTMIASMLGVPEEAHSSVTRWADGLSRVLDPLRSLEQYAEMNNVAQEFLAYFRGLFAERRKNPKNDLISSLIAVTDQGDRLTEDEMLSVCMLMFIAGEKTTVNLLGNGVLALLNNRSEFERLRQEPTLIRSAIDEILRYDSPVQLNTRVPKKDLVLHGQTIPAGDLVYFSLGAANRDPSQFEQPDKFDITRRENRHLAFSGGIHYCLGAALALLEGQIAIGTLVREFPDMALVPGKTEWMKEIIFRGPQTLPVTFTP; encoded by the coding sequence ATGTTCGACCCCGCCTTCCACGCGGACCCGTATCCGGTCTACGCGCGGCTGCGGGAGGAAGAGCCCGTCCACCGCACCGTCATGGGGGCCTGGATCATCACCCGCTACGCGGATGTGAAGGCCCTCCTGCGGGACAACAACTTCGGCGTCTTCGACATCCCGGGCCGCATCGAGCGCAAGAGCCCGTTCCTCGAGCGCAAGAAGATTGGCGAGCTGCGCACGCTCGCCTCGGCCATGCGCCGCTGGCTCATGCTGTGCGATCCGCCGGATCACACCCGGCTGCGCAGCCTGGTCAACCGCTCGTTCACCCCCACCGCCGTCGAGTCCCTGCGCCCGCGCATCCAGGAGACGGTGGATCGGCTGATCGCCCGCGTCCGGAGCACCGGCCGGATGGACATCGTCAATGACCTGGCCTGCCCCCTGGCGGTGACGATGATCGCCAGCATGCTCGGCGTGCCGGAAGAGGCCCACTCCTCGGTGACCCGCTGGGCCGACGGCCTGTCCCGCGTGCTCGATCCGCTGCGCTCGCTCGAGCAGTACGCGGAGATGAACAACGTGGCGCAGGAGTTCCTCGCCTACTTCCGCGGGCTCTTCGCCGAGCGCCGCAAGAACCCGAAGAACGATCTCATCAGCAGCCTCATCGCCGTCACCGATCAGGGCGACCGGCTGACCGAGGACGAGATGCTCTCGGTCTGCATGCTGATGTTCATCGCGGGCGAGAAGACGACGGTGAACCTCCTCGGCAACGGCGTGCTCGCGCTGCTGAACAACCGGAGCGAGTTCGAGCGGCTGCGCCAGGAGCCGACGCTCATCCGGAGCGCCATCGACGAGATCCTCCGCTACGACAGTCCGGTGCAGCTCAACACGCGCGTGCCCAAGAAGGACCTCGTCCTGCACGGGCAGACCATCCCGGCGGGGGATCTGGTCTACTTCTCCCTGGGCGCGGCGAACCGGGATCCCTCCCAGTTCGAGCAGCCGGACAAGTTCGACATCACCCGCCGCGAGAACCGTCACCTCGCCTTCTCGGGCGGCATCCACTACTGCCTCGGTGCGGCCCTGGCGCTCCTCGAGGGACAGATCGCGATCGGCACGCTCGTCCGGGAGTTCCCGGACATGGCGCTCGTGCCCGGTAAGACCGAGTGGATGAAGGAAATCATCTTCCGCGGTCCGCAGACGTTGCCCGTCACCTTCACCCCGTGA
- a CDS encoding AMP-binding protein has protein sequence MAANPVHGAQFRSLIEIIRHHSERRPDKTSFVFLEDGESESSALTFGQLEQRVRAVAAQLQEMGATDQRALLLYPPGLDFIIAFLGCVYARVTAVPAYPPRNNQNLTRLRTVIEDAGAKWVLTTSSLVSNLGTQFEHVPELSTLRWLATDDVPVERRDAWKEPVVGPDTLAFLQYTSGSTGAPKGVMVSHGNVLHNERIIELSFGHTERTVFAGWLPLFHDMGLIGNVLQPLYLGVQSALMPPAAFIQKPARWLHMISRYRATTSGGPNFAYELCARKVSAEQRVGLDLSSWEVAFNGAEPVRPGTLQRFADAFKDHGLRVTALHPCYGMAETTLLVSGKVPAQHPSLFPIQADALEEGRVVPVEGDAAASANGARVLVSSGSSLLEKVRIVDPASLKECPEDRVGEVWVSSASVAQGYWNKPELTREAFQARIADTGEGPFLRTGDLAFRRGEEFVITGRLKDVIIIRGRNHYPQDIEQTVEECHPALKASGGAAFSVEVEDEERLVIVQEVERSYLRDLDVGEVVGSIRQAVSEHHELQVHAVVLLKTSSIPKTSSGKIQRHACRNGFLRKSLSAVGEWVENLQTEAKQAPSAAASANGHSEEAIQNWLLGRMAQYLGIAAEEIDVQAPFARYGLDSAVAVSLTGELAGWLGREFEPTLFWEHPSAEVLARHLADELKA, from the coding sequence ATGGCCGCAAACCCGGTCCATGGAGCGCAGTTCCGTAGTCTCATCGAGATCATTCGGCACCACAGCGAGCGCCGGCCCGACAAGACGAGTTTTGTTTTCCTGGAGGACGGAGAGAGTGAGTCGAGCGCCCTGACGTTTGGCCAGCTCGAGCAGCGCGTGCGCGCCGTGGCCGCGCAGCTCCAGGAAATGGGAGCGACGGATCAGCGGGCGCTGCTCCTCTATCCACCAGGGCTGGACTTCATCATCGCGTTCCTGGGCTGTGTCTACGCGCGGGTGACCGCGGTCCCGGCGTATCCGCCCCGCAACAATCAAAACCTCACGCGGCTGCGGACCGTCATCGAGGACGCGGGCGCGAAGTGGGTGCTCACCACGTCCTCGCTCGTGTCCAACCTGGGCACCCAGTTCGAGCACGTCCCCGAGCTGAGCACGCTGCGGTGGCTCGCGACGGATGACGTCCCCGTGGAGCGGCGGGACGCCTGGAAGGAGCCGGTGGTGGGCCCCGACACGCTCGCCTTCCTCCAGTACACCTCGGGCTCGACGGGCGCGCCCAAGGGCGTGATGGTGTCCCACGGGAACGTGCTGCACAACGAGCGGATCATCGAGCTCTCCTTCGGTCACACCGAGCGGACCGTGTTCGCCGGCTGGCTGCCGCTGTTCCATGACATGGGGCTCATCGGCAATGTGTTGCAGCCGCTCTACCTGGGCGTCCAGTCGGCGCTGATGCCTCCGGCGGCGTTCATCCAGAAGCCCGCGCGCTGGCTGCACATGATTTCGCGCTACCGGGCGACGACGAGCGGCGGGCCGAACTTCGCCTACGAGCTGTGCGCCCGCAAGGTGTCCGCCGAGCAGCGGGTGGGACTCGACTTGAGTAGCTGGGAGGTGGCGTTCAACGGCGCCGAGCCCGTGCGCCCCGGCACGCTCCAGCGTTTCGCGGACGCCTTCAAGGATCATGGTCTGCGCGTCACCGCCCTCCATCCCTGCTATGGCATGGCGGAGACGACGCTGCTGGTCTCCGGAAAAGTGCCCGCGCAGCACCCCAGCCTCTTTCCCATCCAGGCAGATGCCCTGGAGGAGGGAAGGGTGGTGCCCGTGGAAGGGGACGCGGCGGCCAGCGCGAATGGGGCGCGGGTGCTCGTGTCCTCCGGCAGCAGCCTGCTCGAGAAGGTGCGCATCGTGGATCCGGCCTCGCTCAAGGAGTGCCCGGAGGATCGGGTGGGAGAGGTCTGGGTGTCGAGCGCCAGTGTCGCCCAGGGCTACTGGAACAAGCCGGAGCTGACGCGGGAGGCCTTCCAGGCCCGTATCGCGGACACGGGAGAGGGACCCTTCCTGCGCACCGGTGACCTGGCGTTCCGCCGGGGCGAGGAGTTCGTCATCACCGGCCGCCTCAAGGACGTCATCATCATCCGTGGCCGCAATCACTACCCCCAGGACATCGAGCAGACCGTGGAGGAGTGCCACCCGGCCCTCAAGGCCAGCGGCGGCGCCGCGTTCTCCGTCGAGGTGGAGGACGAGGAGCGCCTCGTCATCGTCCAGGAGGTCGAGCGCAGCTACCTGCGTGACCTCGACGTGGGCGAGGTGGTGGGCAGCATCCGCCAGGCCGTCTCCGAGCATCACGAGCTTCAGGTCCACGCCGTGGTGCTCCTCAAGACGAGCAGCATCCCCAAGACGTCCAGCGGGAAGATCCAGCGCCATGCCTGCCGCAACGGCTTCCTCCGCAAGAGCCTGAGCGCCGTGGGCGAGTGGGTGGAGAACCTTCAGACGGAGGCGAAGCAGGCTCCTTCCGCGGCGGCGTCCGCGAATGGCCACTCCGAGGAGGCCATCCAGAACTGGCTGCTCGGCCGCATGGCCCAGTACCTGGGCATCGCCGCCGAGGAGATCGACGTCCAGGCACCCTTCGCCCGCTACGGGCTGGATTCCGCCGTGGCCGTGAGTCTGACGGGTGAGTTGGCGGGATGGTTGGGCCGGGAGTTCGAGCCCACCCTCTTCTGGGAGCACCCGAGCGCGGAGGTCCTCGCCCGCCACCTGGCCGATGAGCTGAAGGCCTGA
- a CDS encoding SDR family NAD(P)-dependent oxidoreductase: MGGLKDKVVIVTGASSGIGRATALALADEGAKVIASARREAQGQELIARIRERGGEATWVSADLLVERDIEALVETALSTYGRLDGAFNNAGGSLSKPFLDTTTEDYEAILNTNLRGAFWCMKYELRAMLAGGGGSIVNCASVSASRSMPGLSAYSASKAALVALTQGVAVEHAQKGVRVNAVSPGVIESEMATAGWRLNERMGRAFAASLHPMNRVGTPEEVAGLVTFLLGPQSSFITGQDFAVDGGFTAASVSATLMNRPR; encoded by the coding sequence ATGGGTGGTTTGAAGGACAAGGTCGTGATCGTGACGGGAGCGAGCTCGGGCATCGGCCGGGCCACGGCCCTGGCACTCGCGGACGAAGGGGCCAAGGTCATCGCGAGCGCGAGACGCGAGGCCCAGGGCCAGGAGCTCATCGCGCGCATCCGGGAGCGGGGTGGCGAGGCCACCTGGGTCAGCGCCGATCTCCTCGTCGAGCGCGACATCGAGGCGCTGGTCGAGACCGCGCTCTCCACCTATGGCCGGCTGGATGGCGCCTTCAACAACGCGGGCGGCAGTCTGTCCAAGCCATTCCTGGACACCACCACCGAGGACTACGAAGCCATCCTCAATACCAACCTGCGCGGGGCCTTCTGGTGCATGAAGTATGAACTGCGCGCCATGCTCGCGGGGGGAGGGGGCTCCATTGTCAATTGCGCGTCCGTGAGCGCCTCGCGCTCCATGCCAGGACTGTCCGCCTACAGTGCCTCCAAGGCGGCCCTGGTCGCGCTCACCCAAGGTGTCGCGGTCGAGCACGCGCAGAAGGGCGTCCGTGTCAACGCGGTGAGCCCCGGGGTCATCGAGTCCGAAATGGCCACCGCCGGCTGGCGCCTCAATGAGCGGATGGGGCGTGCCTTCGCCGCCTCGCTCCACCCGATGAACCGCGTCGGTACCCCCGAGGAGGTGGCCGGCCTCGTCACCTTCCTCCTTGGTCCCCAGTCCTCCTTCATCACCGGCCAGGACTTCGCCGTCGATGGAGGATTCACCGCGGCGAGTGTCTCCGCCACCCTGATGAACCGTCCCCGGTGA
- a CDS encoding glycoside hydrolase family 16 protein translates to MSPKVFSSKFMAAYCLVALSGCGLDAPESEPTARAEAVAQTQSELEYNPGSGWSLAWSDEFEGGSLNTANWTTLNSDFDPVTNNCNFGTGEIEYPRTQNVSVSGGKLIIKAERTAATSVSDTRCGAHQRTLFSGRLHTKGKVERRYGKLVASIKVPSGYGMWPAFWTLGSNVQSVGWPSSGEIDILEWHSNEPTWMKSANHWYNGGQADWGTGQSGGYNLADSFHTYEVEWTASTMVFRLDGRYAGTTFYHNETEFQQNHYIILNLAMGGNWYGYPAAGSIALTQGQPKTMEVEWVRWYQQGSTPPPPTGNTSVANASFESGMANWATWTPNGTAGAAFSETYNGAHSGAYHLTHWSNSPFETWTYQVKTGLANGNYKVRAWVRKGGNFAIARLQGKTSGSAAPVYTTLGTYGGWTLVETPTINVTTGYLEFGFHTQATTADGANFIHMDDVELVKL, encoded by the coding sequence ATGTCCCCCAAGGTCTTCTCCTCGAAGTTCATGGCAGCCTATTGCCTCGTGGCCCTCTCCGGATGTGGGCTGGACGCTCCCGAGTCCGAGCCCACCGCGCGGGCCGAAGCGGTGGCCCAGACCCAGTCCGAGCTCGAGTACAACCCGGGCTCGGGATGGAGCCTCGCGTGGTCGGATGAGTTCGAGGGCGGCAGCCTGAACACCGCCAACTGGACCACGCTCAACAGCGATTTCGATCCCGTCACCAACAACTGCAACTTCGGCACGGGGGAGATCGAGTACCCCCGGACGCAGAACGTGTCGGTGAGCGGCGGCAAGCTCATCATCAAGGCCGAGCGCACGGCGGCGACGTCGGTGAGTGACACCCGGTGTGGCGCCCATCAGCGCACGCTGTTCTCGGGCCGTCTGCACACCAAGGGCAAGGTGGAGCGGCGCTACGGCAAGCTCGTGGCGAGCATCAAGGTGCCCTCGGGCTACGGCATGTGGCCGGCGTTCTGGACGCTGGGCTCCAACGTGCAGAGCGTGGGCTGGCCCTCCAGCGGAGAGATCGACATCCTCGAGTGGCACTCCAACGAGCCCACGTGGATGAAGTCCGCCAATCACTGGTACAACGGTGGCCAGGCGGACTGGGGTACGGGCCAGAGCGGCGGCTACAACCTGGCCGACTCCTTCCACACCTACGAGGTCGAGTGGACCGCCAGCACCATGGTGTTCCGGCTGGATGGCAGGTACGCGGGCACGACGTTCTATCACAACGAGACCGAGTTCCAGCAGAACCACTACATCATCCTCAACCTGGCCATGGGCGGTAATTGGTATGGCTATCCGGCCGCCGGCAGCATCGCGCTGACGCAGGGCCAGCCGAAGACCATGGAGGTCGAGTGGGTGCGCTGGTACCAGCAGGGCAGCACCCCGCCCCCGCCCACGGGCAACACCTCCGTGGCCAACGCGAGCTTCGAGTCCGGCATGGCCAACTGGGCGACCTGGACGCCGAACGGCACCGCCGGCGCGGCCTTCAGCGAGACCTACAACGGCGCGCACTCGGGCGCCTACCACCTGACGCACTGGAGCAACTCGCCCTTCGAGACCTGGACGTACCAGGTGAAGACGGGACTGGCCAACGGCAACTACAAGGTGCGCGCCTGGGTGCGCAAGGGCGGCAACTTCGCCATCGCCCGGCTCCAGGGCAAGACGAGCGGCTCGGCCGCGCCGGTCTACACCACGCTCGGCACGTACGGCGGCTGGACGCTGGTCGAAACCCCCACCATCAACGTCACCACCGGTTACCTGGAGTTTGGCTTCCACACCCAGGCCACCACGGCGGACGGCGCCAACTTCATCCACATGGATGACGTGGAGCTCGTGAAGCTCTAA
- a CDS encoding ABC transporter ATP-binding protein encodes MRRPADLRGMAELEVERARNRGAVARRLLGETRPHRRTLLTALGFIVVGALAQAAGPYLVGHAIDHDIVGRDGRGLLRELALLLVVYAVSMVAQREQTLRIGETGQLVLAGMRARLFARLQALPLSYLDRRPLGDLMSRLLGDVDLLSQFFSQGLAQLLGSVLGLVGVLVAMVSLDVPLALACFSIIPVMVLTTWGFAARARRAYRKTRETVGDVTAGLQEELGGVRQAQAFNRTEVNIERFRARNAANRDANVSATGITSAFSPVIDVLSTLSIALVIGYGGYRVLEGQVSVGLVAAFLLYTQQFFRPLQLASSVYTLMQSALAGAERVYAILDEPREPEDAPDAVELERAEGRLSFERVSFGYDAARPVLHEVSFEVEPGQTVALVGPTGAGKTTVTSLLPRFYDVTGGVVRLDGRDVRQIKRASLRAQMATVLQEPVLFSGTVAENIAYGRPDASRERIEAAAKAVHAHDFITALPQGYDTQLAPGSTTLSQGQRQLVSFARAVLAEPRVLILDEATANIDTRTEALIQRALTTLLAGRTSIVVAHRLSTIRHADLILVLEGGRIAERGTHAELMARGGLYATLYGQQSPELRGGGTSPVLPEKSVE; translated from the coding sequence ATGAGACGGCCCGCGGACCTTCGGGGCATGGCGGAGCTGGAGGTGGAGCGCGCCCGGAACCGGGGCGCCGTGGCGCGGCGGTTGTTGGGGGAGACCCGGCCCCATCGCCGCACGCTGCTCACCGCCCTGGGCTTCATCGTGGTGGGCGCCCTGGCGCAGGCGGCCGGGCCGTACCTGGTGGGCCACGCCATCGATCACGACATCGTGGGCCGTGACGGCCGGGGACTGCTGCGCGAGCTGGCGCTCCTGCTGGTCGTCTACGCGGTGTCCATGGTGGCCCAGCGGGAGCAGACGCTGCGCATCGGCGAGACGGGACAGCTCGTGCTCGCCGGGATGCGCGCGCGCCTCTTCGCGCGGCTCCAGGCGCTTCCGCTGTCCTACCTGGACCGGCGGCCCCTGGGGGACTTGATGAGCCGGCTGCTGGGGGACGTGGATCTGCTCAGTCAGTTCTTCTCGCAGGGGCTCGCGCAGCTCCTGGGCTCGGTGCTCGGGCTGGTGGGCGTGCTGGTGGCGATGGTGTCGCTGGACGTGCCGTTGGCGCTGGCCTGCTTCTCCATCATCCCGGTGATGGTGCTGACCACCTGGGGCTTCGCCGCCCGGGCCCGGCGCGCCTACCGCAAGACGCGCGAGACGGTGGGGGACGTGACGGCGGGGCTCCAGGAGGAACTGGGCGGCGTGCGGCAGGCCCAGGCGTTCAACCGCACCGAGGTGAACATCGAGCGCTTCCGGGCGCGCAACGCCGCCAACCGCGACGCGAACGTGTCCGCCACCGGCATCACCTCCGCGTTCTCGCCGGTCATCGACGTGCTCTCCACGCTCTCCATCGCGCTGGTGATAGGCTATGGCGGCTACCGGGTGCTCGAGGGGCAGGTGAGCGTGGGCCTGGTGGCGGCCTTCCTGCTCTACACGCAGCAGTTCTTCCGGCCGCTGCAACTGGCGTCCTCGGTCTACACGCTGATGCAGTCGGCGCTCGCGGGCGCCGAGCGCGTCTACGCCATCCTCGATGAGCCCCGGGAGCCGGAGGACGCGCCGGACGCGGTGGAGCTGGAGCGGGCGGAGGGGCGGCTGTCCTTCGAGCGGGTGTCGTTCGGGTACGACGCGGCGCGGCCGGTGCTGCACGAGGTGAGCTTCGAGGTGGAGCCGGGACAGACGGTGGCGCTGGTGGGTCCGACGGGAGCGGGGAAGACGACGGTGACGAGCCTGCTGCCGCGCTTCTACGACGTCACCGGGGGCGTGGTGCGGCTGGATGGGCGGGACGTGCGCCAGATCAAACGGGCGAGCCTGCGCGCGCAGATGGCCACGGTGCTCCAGGAGCCGGTGCTCTTCTCGGGCACGGTCGCGGAGAACATCGCCTACGGCCGGCCGGACGCGAGCCGCGAGCGGATCGAGGCCGCCGCGAAGGCGGTGCACGCGCACGACTTCATCACCGCGCTGCCCCAGGGGTACGACACGCAACTGGCGCCGGGCTCCACGACGTTGAGCCAGGGGCAGCGGCAACTGGTGTCGTTCGCGCGGGCGGTGCTCGCCGAGCCGCGGGTGCTCATCCTCGACGAGGCCACGGCGAACATCGACACGCGCACGGAGGCACTCATCCAGCGCGCGTTGACCACGCTGCTCGCGGGGCGCACGAGCATCGTCGTCGCGCACCGTCTGAGCACCATCCGCCACGCGGACCTCATCCTGGTGCTCGAGGGGGGGCGGATCGCCGAGCGAGGGACCCACGCGGAGTTGATGGCCCGGGGAGGCCTCTACGCCACGTTGTACGGCCAGCAATCCCCCGAGCTCCGGGGTGGCGGCACGTCCCCGGTACTCCCTGAAAAAAGTGTTGAGTAG
- a CDS encoding ABC transporter ATP-binding protein → MTHAPGGGRAVWRALGYLRRYRGETVGAFVALLLASGANLAAPQMVRLAVDEGLSRGALSVVRAAVAGLVGIALVRGLFNFLQGYLAERASQGVAFDLRNALFARLQRLSFSYHDQAQTGQLLTRLTNDVDQVRAFVGGGVVQVVASLLMVVGCSGLLFLTHPLLALAALGTIAPVLWVLRQFMGRISPMFGKVQATLGRLNSVLQESLRGIRVVRAFSGEGREAARYGRFNEEFLEHNLQLIRIISSHFPRVGLFANLGTWVVVGLGGWLIFHERLSVGELLAFNSYLGFLFMPLVSLGFLAAQMSRAGVSAVRIFELLDTAVEVVDRPGARALPALSGRVELRDVHFRYAGGEREILRGVSFEVEPGQLVAILGTTGSGKSTLINLIPRFYDVTAGAVLLDGHDVREVTLASLRSQVGIVLQDAMLFSGTLRENIAYGRPEATLEEVQAAARAAQAEEFIAALPQGYDTVVGERGVGLSGGQRQRVAIARALLTQPRLLILDDSTSAVDARTEAEIRRALDALMRSTRSTAIVIAQRLSTVRDAHLVIVLDEGRVAAQGRHEELLATSALYNEILGSQLQPDSVEAA, encoded by the coding sequence ATGACACACGCGCCTGGAGGAGGTCGGGCCGTCTGGAGGGCGCTGGGATATCTGCGGCGCTACCGGGGCGAGACGGTGGGAGCGTTCGTGGCGCTGCTGCTGGCCTCGGGCGCCAACCTCGCCGCGCCCCAGATGGTGCGCCTGGCCGTGGACGAGGGCCTCTCCCGGGGGGCGCTGTCCGTGGTGCGCGCGGCCGTGGCCGGGCTGGTGGGCATCGCGCTCGTGCGGGGCCTCTTCAACTTCCTCCAGGGCTATCTCGCGGAGCGGGCGTCGCAGGGCGTGGCGTTCGACTTGCGCAACGCGCTCTTCGCGCGGCTACAGCGCTTGAGCTTCAGCTACCACGATCAAGCGCAGACGGGGCAGTTGCTCACGCGGCTGACGAACGACGTGGACCAGGTGCGCGCCTTCGTGGGCGGCGGGGTGGTGCAGGTGGTGGCCTCGCTGCTCATGGTGGTGGGGTGCTCGGGGCTGCTGTTCCTCACGCACCCGCTGCTGGCGCTCGCGGCGCTGGGGACCATCGCCCCGGTACTCTGGGTGCTCCGCCAGTTCATGGGCCGCATCTCCCCGATGTTCGGCAAGGTGCAGGCCACGCTCGGGAGGCTCAACTCGGTGTTGCAGGAGAGCCTGCGCGGCATCCGCGTGGTGCGCGCGTTCTCGGGCGAGGGGCGCGAGGCGGCACGCTACGGGCGCTTCAACGAGGAGTTCCTGGAGCACAACCTCCAGCTCATCCGCATCATCTCCTCGCACTTTCCCCGCGTGGGCCTGTTCGCCAACCTCGGCACCTGGGTGGTGGTGGGGCTCGGCGGGTGGCTCATCTTCCACGAGCGGCTGAGCGTCGGCGAGCTGCTCGCGTTCAACAGCTACCTGGGCTTCCTGTTCATGCCGCTCGTGTCGCTCGGCTTCCTCGCCGCGCAGATGTCGCGCGCGGGGGTGTCGGCGGTGCGCATCTTCGAGCTGCTCGATACGGCGGTGGAGGTGGTGGACAGGCCCGGGGCCCGAGCGCTGCCCGCCTTGAGTGGCCGGGTGGAGCTGCGCGACGTGCACTTCCGCTACGCGGGGGGCGAGCGGGAGATCCTCCGCGGGGTGAGCTTCGAGGTGGAGCCGGGACAGCTCGTGGCGATTCTCGGCACCACGGGCTCGGGCAAGAGCACCCTCATCAACCTCATTCCCCGCTTCTACGACGTGACGGCAGGCGCGGTGCTGCTGGATGGCCACGACGTGCGTGAAGTGACGCTCGCGAGCCTGCGCTCGCAGGTGGGCATCGTGCTCCAGGACGCGATGCTCTTCTCGGGCACCCTGCGCGAGAACATCGCCTACGGCCGTCCCGAGGCCACGCTGGAGGAGGTCCAGGCGGCGGCGCGGGCGGCCCAGGCGGAGGAGTTCATCGCCGCGCTGCCCCAGGGCTACGACACGGTGGTGGGCGAGCGCGGCGTGGGCCTGTCGGGCGGACAGCGCCAGCGCGTGGCGATCGCCCGCGCGCTGCTCACCCAGCCGCGCCTGCTCATCCTCGATGACAGCACCTCGGCGGTGGACGCGCGGACCGAGGCGGAGATCCGCCGGGCGCTCGATGCGCTCATGCGCTCCACGCGGAGCACGGCCATCGTCATCGCCCAGCGGCTGAGCACCGTGCGCGACGCCCACCTCGTCATCGTGCTCGACGAGGGGCGCGTGGCCGCCCAGGGACGCCACGAGGAGCTGCTCGCGACGAGTGCCCTGTACAACGAGATCCTCGGCTCGCAGCTCCAGCCGGACTCCGTGGAGGCCGCATGA
- a CDS encoding DUF481 domain-containing protein, translating to MISVPSLLSTLLLLQTPPTETPAPVDDKAASEQRAAAAADAAERAAAAAERAAAANARITEAIKQLAQEISRAAPDLATTGPDGKPVPPPPPQPDVWNATVGLGLIFITGNASTVTLNGAATAERKSEHWIYSAQASGSYGESRAPTLEGQAAAPNQVVALNAALQLRADHRFTPQISGYVLGRGETDHVKSVEFRGSGEAGIGVIWWDVKRQDGSESFLRTDLALSYARETRFQYYPERTDLPDVSLGGPRAGAAFRHGITKDIAFVDELSVLPSLLEGSRLLVTNQAQLNVRLTRALAVATTFLVQYDSQPAPGKFPTDTSLSVSAAVTF from the coding sequence GTGATTTCCGTCCCTTCCCTGCTGTCCACCCTCCTCCTGCTGCAGACCCCTCCCACCGAGACTCCGGCACCCGTCGATGACAAGGCCGCCAGCGAGCAGCGCGCCGCCGCCGCCGCGGACGCCGCCGAGCGCGCCGCCGCCGCCGCCGAGCGCGCCGCCGCCGCCAATGCCCGCATCACCGAGGCCATCAAGCAGCTCGCCCAGGAGATCTCCCGCGCGGCGCCCGACCTCGCCACGACCGGCCCGGACGGCAAGCCCGTCCCGCCGCCGCCGCCCCAGCCGGACGTCTGGAACGCCACGGTGGGCCTGGGCCTCATCTTCATCACCGGCAACGCGTCCACCGTGACGCTCAACGGCGCGGCCACCGCGGAGCGCAAGTCGGAGCATTGGATCTACTCCGCCCAGGCCTCGGGCTCGTATGGCGAGAGCCGCGCGCCGACCCTGGAAGGACAGGCGGCGGCGCCCAACCAGGTGGTGGCCCTCAACGCGGCCCTGCAGTTGCGCGCGGACCATCGCTTCACCCCGCAGATCAGCGGCTACGTCCTCGGCCGGGGCGAGACGGACCACGTGAAGAGCGTGGAGTTCCGTGGCAGCGGCGAAGCGGGTATCGGCGTCATCTGGTGGGACGTGAAGCGCCAGGACGGCAGCGAGTCCTTCCTGCGCACGGACCTGGCCCTGAGCTACGCCCGCGAGACGCGCTTCCAGTACTACCCCGAGCGCACGGATCTGCCGGACGTGTCGCTCGGTGGCCCGCGCGCCGGCGCGGCCTTCCGCCATGGCATCACCAAGGACATCGCCTTCGTGGATGAGTTGAGCGTGCTGCCCAGCCTCCTCGAGGGATCGCGACTGCTCGTCACCAACCAGGCCCAGCTCAACGTGCGGCTCACCCGGGCGCTGGCCGTCGCCACCACCTTCCTCGTGCAGTACGACAGCCAGCCCGCGCCGGGAAAATTCCCCACGGACACCTCGCTGTCCGTGAGCGCCGCGGTGACCTTCTAA